Proteins found in one Legionella pneumophila subsp. pascullei genomic segment:
- the rplS gene encoding 50S ribosomal protein L19, with protein sequence MTNIIDQINAEQMQGKEIPDFNPGDTVLVQVKVIEGNRERLQAFEGVVIAKRNRGLNSAFTVRKISHNVGVERVFQTYSPIVDSITVKRRGDVRRAKLYYLRNLAGRAARIKEKLSGKKGD encoded by the coding sequence ATGACTAATATTATTGACCAAATAAATGCCGAACAAATGCAAGGCAAAGAAATTCCTGATTTCAACCCAGGCGATACTGTTCTGGTTCAAGTAAAAGTTATTGAAGGTAACCGTGAGCGTTTACAAGCATTTGAAGGAGTTGTGATTGCCAAGCGTAACCGTGGACTAAACTCTGCTTTCACTGTCCGTAAAATTTCTCATAACGTTGGTGTAGAGCGCGTTTTCCAAACATACAGTCCTATTGTTGATAGCATTACGGTGAAAAGGCGTGGTGACGTTCGTCGTGCTAAATTATACTACTTAAGAAATCTCGCCGGTCGCGCAGCTCGTATTAAAGAAAAATTATCAGGAAAGAAAGGCGATTAA
- the trmD gene encoding tRNA (guanosine(37)-N1)-methyltransferase TrmD, whose translation MALHLGVITLLPEIMEGIHYGVTGRAIEQGLVKIDCWNPRDWSSKPYRQVDDKPYGGGPGMVMMYEPLHAAIRHARAEMKGNCKTVYLSPQGKVVKQNDLKLIATQKQSLLFVAGRYEGIDERIISHHIDEEWSLGDFVLSGGELAAMVFIDAIIRLIPGSLGHLGSAEQDSFMNGLLDCPHYTRPATINGLDVPDVLLGGNHKEIERWRRKQSLGKTWLKRPDLLEKVQLSETDRQLLAEFKCEHGDSY comes from the coding sequence GTGGCATTACATCTTGGAGTCATCACCCTGTTGCCAGAAATAATGGAAGGTATTCATTATGGGGTAACCGGCCGAGCTATTGAACAAGGCTTGGTTAAAATTGATTGCTGGAACCCCAGGGATTGGTCATCAAAACCTTATAGGCAAGTTGATGACAAACCCTATGGCGGTGGACCAGGAATGGTTATGATGTATGAGCCATTGCATGCCGCAATAAGGCATGCCCGTGCTGAAATGAAGGGAAACTGCAAAACAGTTTATTTAAGCCCTCAGGGCAAGGTAGTAAAACAAAACGATTTAAAACTAATAGCTACACAAAAACAATCGCTGCTATTTGTTGCAGGGAGATATGAAGGAATTGATGAGCGAATCATTAGTCATCATATAGATGAAGAATGGTCGCTAGGAGATTTTGTGTTAAGTGGTGGTGAACTGGCTGCAATGGTATTTATTGACGCGATAATTCGCTTAATACCTGGCAGCCTTGGGCATTTGGGATCAGCTGAACAAGATTCATTTATGAATGGATTATTAGACTGTCCACATTATACCCGACCAGCAACTATAAATGGACTGGATGTACCTGATGTTTTATTGGGAGGAAACCATAAAGAAATAGAACGCTGGCGTAGAAAACAATCCCTGGGTAAAACCTGGCTCAAGCGCCCGGATTTACTTGAGAAAGTACAATTAAGTGAAACAGACAGGCAATTGCTTGCTGAGTTTAAATGCGAACACGGTGATTCCTACTGA
- the ankY gene encoding Dot/Icm T4SS effector AnkY/LegA9, translating into MHSLYLDVVKVMTKIILVYANCVNSTAKGDFALAGQIAKDLVREKTSDDIDVVLTSTLDGIARFESLYGKAVDGRVMIEGTSVGLCALELFDSVDNKVVAFIEANRCKYAPSDILKRVLSPDSKFLFIGAANQKAIAKGDKYTKSWLYISHKGDQPNVYEHFDEDDSLMQSVGLGDDRLGLPSLPKVDELPEMNSTQSQKIPSGEYGFMYLAAVHGIDDVYLMNQYMSLTGMGQYVLVGEYAKQSKEVQMVLHSLQYKGSSVSLGVPQIFFHDSVDNCLMRNMVSKSSGPLVVSTGVMSSIEAMQDGKLTYYQTMSNNTQFVASYLIAVKSICSSDTTLFGSMPQLIIDLSNLLFAEKPLKESQVKEIKTLLSMSSVTSRLGEMNKKIIAKANGTVAGELLSFIGKPKTTQSHKQCISVCMSLRKSGETTSPIFDQALRRAAAWGRLFELKVLIASMSTSDLNKKDKTGNQYTALHWAVMQGHLDCARLLVKSGASVDIQDKSGKSPLHYAIKRGDKETIKLLVQAGASLEIIDDSGAKPCDGSEYWVPEYIKSCYEKSGHNKSSGLF; encoded by the coding sequence TTGCACAGTTTGTATCTGGATGTGGTGAAAGTTATGACTAAAATAATCCTGGTGTATGCTAATTGTGTTAATTCAACTGCTAAAGGCGATTTTGCTCTGGCTGGGCAGATTGCCAAAGATTTAGTTAGAGAAAAAACTTCTGATGATATCGATGTGGTTTTAACCTCTACTTTGGATGGAATTGCAAGATTTGAAAGCCTTTATGGCAAAGCAGTTGATGGCCGTGTAATGATTGAAGGGACCAGCGTAGGCTTATGTGCCCTGGAATTATTTGACTCGGTAGATAATAAAGTGGTGGCTTTCATTGAAGCCAACCGCTGCAAATATGCGCCAAGTGATATTCTGAAGCGAGTTCTCTCTCCTGACAGCAAGTTTTTATTTATTGGAGCTGCTAACCAAAAGGCAATAGCAAAAGGCGATAAATATACTAAATCCTGGCTGTATATAAGTCATAAAGGTGATCAGCCTAATGTTTACGAGCATTTTGACGAAGACGATTCTCTAATGCAAAGTGTAGGTTTAGGTGATGATCGATTAGGATTACCATCATTGCCAAAAGTTGATGAATTACCGGAGATGAACTCCACACAATCACAAAAAATACCAAGCGGAGAGTATGGGTTTATGTATCTTGCCGCTGTACATGGGATTGATGACGTCTATTTAATGAATCAATACATGTCTTTAACCGGGATGGGGCAGTATGTCTTGGTGGGGGAATATGCCAAACAATCAAAAGAAGTTCAAATGGTTCTGCATAGTCTACAGTACAAAGGCAGTTCGGTATCACTAGGAGTGCCTCAGATTTTCTTCCATGATTCGGTCGATAATTGTTTAATGCGAAACATGGTTTCAAAGTCTTCTGGTCCTTTGGTTGTTTCCACAGGGGTTATGAGTTCTATTGAGGCGATGCAGGATGGTAAATTAACGTATTATCAGACAATGTCTAATAATACCCAATTTGTGGCTTCTTATTTAATTGCAGTGAAATCGATTTGTTCCAGTGATACAACACTATTTGGTTCCATGCCGCAATTAATTATCGACTTGTCCAATTTGCTTTTTGCAGAAAAACCATTGAAAGAAAGCCAAGTAAAAGAAATTAAAACTTTACTGAGCATGTCTTCGGTTACCAGTCGTTTGGGTGAAATGAATAAAAAAATCATTGCAAAAGCAAACGGGACTGTTGCTGGTGAGCTTTTAAGCTTTATTGGAAAACCTAAAACGACGCAATCACATAAACAATGCATCAGCGTTTGTATGTCTCTTCGCAAGAGTGGTGAAACTACGTCACCTATTTTTGATCAAGCATTACGCAGAGCAGCAGCTTGGGGTCGCTTGTTTGAATTGAAAGTGTTGATTGCATCAATGTCAACTTCTGATTTAAATAAAAAAGATAAAACTGGGAATCAATACACAGCACTTCATTGGGCTGTGATGCAGGGGCATTTAGATTGTGCAAGATTATTAGTTAAATCTGGCGCCTCTGTCGATATTCAAGACAAGTCTGGTAAATCGCCTTTACACTATGCGATTAAAAGAGGAGATAAAGAAACCATTAAATTATTGGTTCAAGCAGGAGCTTCTTTGGAAATTATTGATGATTCAGGAGCAAAACCTTGTGATGGATCAGAATATTGGGTTCCTGAGTATATTAAATCCTGTTATGAGAAAAGTGGTCACAATAAATCTAGTGGCTTGTTTTAA
- a CDS encoding methylated-DNA--[protein]-cysteine S-methyltransferase: MLLVSIFNTPVGNLEVVHDEHFIFNASFTDKSGDPAQNQLAHLIAGELKAYFDNPHHRFQLPLKPQGSIFQQKVWNTLLVIPVGRTVTYGELAIKLQSSPRAIGQACKCNPLALFIPCHRVVGKNDLGGYMGNPNAISYKTNLLTHEAKIT, from the coding sequence ATGCTCCTCGTGTCTATTTTTAATACCCCTGTGGGTAACCTGGAAGTAGTCCATGATGAGCATTTTATTTTCAATGCCTCATTCACAGACAAATCGGGCGACCCAGCTCAAAACCAATTGGCTCATTTAATCGCCGGTGAATTAAAAGCCTATTTCGACAATCCCCATCATCGTTTTCAACTTCCGCTAAAACCTCAAGGAAGCATCTTCCAGCAAAAAGTTTGGAATACGCTATTAGTGATTCCTGTTGGCAGAACTGTCACTTATGGAGAGCTCGCCATTAAACTTCAAAGTAGTCCAAGAGCAATTGGGCAAGCCTGCAAATGCAACCCACTGGCTTTATTTATTCCCTGTCATAGAGTAGTAGGCAAAAATGATCTGGGAGGATACATGGGCAATCCAAACGCTATTTCTTATAAAACAAATCTGCTCACTCATGAAGCAAAAATCACCTGA
- the rimM gene encoding ribosome maturation factor RimM (Essential for efficient processing of 16S rRNA): MNNKTNWVVIGRFGRPHGIKGFVTVHSFTEPADNILRYNDWHVFLNKQWQPLKLLAIEVRTKAIIAQIEGYPERELVSALTNLDIAVQKSQLAALAPGEYYWYQLIGMSVINSQGELFGKVVEIMPTGSNDVLVVEGEKRHLIPYLPGQFVIDVDESQQVITVDWDMNF, from the coding sequence GTGAATAACAAGACAAATTGGGTGGTCATCGGTCGTTTTGGCAGACCCCATGGTATTAAAGGTTTTGTCACCGTACATTCCTTTACAGAACCTGCTGATAATATCTTGCGGTACAATGACTGGCACGTTTTTTTAAATAAACAGTGGCAGCCCCTTAAATTATTGGCAATAGAAGTAAGAACTAAAGCGATTATTGCTCAAATTGAAGGGTATCCTGAACGTGAATTAGTCTCTGCACTGACTAATTTAGATATTGCTGTGCAAAAATCACAGCTTGCTGCTTTGGCACCAGGTGAATACTACTGGTACCAGCTGATTGGCATGAGTGTCATAAACTCCCAAGGTGAGCTTTTTGGAAAAGTTGTTGAAATCATGCCCACTGGCTCGAATGATGTGCTTGTTGTGGAAGGTGAAAAAAGACATTTAATTCCCTATCTTCCAGGCCAATTCGTAATTGATGTGGATGAAAGCCAGCAAGTAATCACTGTTGATTGGGATATGAATTTTTAA
- the ffh gene encoding signal recognition particle protein, with protein MFDNLTERLTRTFKNLRGQGRLTEDNIQHALREVRLSLIEADVALPVIKEFIEQVKQKSLGQEVLTSLNPDQAFIKIVHDELIHVMGDERAELDYKTQPPAVFLMAGLQGSGKTTSTAKLARYLKETENKKVMMASVDVYRPAAIHQLKVLAEQIDVAFFDSDSNEQPIKIAQKALESARKQYVDVLILDTAGRLHVDEDMMSEIKSLHKAVNPIETLFVVDSMTGQDAANTAKAFHEALPLTGVILTKTDGDARGGAALSVKQITGKPIKFIGSGEKIEALEPFHPERIASRILGMGDILTLIEEVERKADKQASEKLAKKLKKGKGFDLEDFKQQLLQMNNMGGISGMMSKLPGMGQLPKQAMQQVNDKAMAQTIAIINSMTPKERRIPKIIVGSRKKRIALGSGTQIQDVNRLLKQFEQMQKMMKKFTKPGGMQKMMRGIGGMAGLKGMFPDDLK; from the coding sequence ATGTTTGATAATTTAACCGAACGCTTAACCCGAACCTTTAAAAATTTGCGAGGCCAAGGCCGCCTGACGGAAGACAATATCCAGCATGCCTTGCGTGAAGTAAGACTGTCCCTTATTGAGGCCGATGTCGCTTTACCCGTTATCAAAGAGTTTATTGAGCAAGTAAAACAAAAATCGCTTGGACAGGAAGTCTTAACCAGTTTAAATCCCGATCAGGCATTCATTAAAATCGTGCATGATGAGCTCATTCACGTTATGGGTGATGAACGGGCTGAACTTGATTACAAAACCCAACCACCTGCTGTCTTTTTAATGGCAGGCTTACAAGGTTCTGGTAAAACAACGAGTACCGCAAAACTCGCGCGTTATTTAAAAGAAACCGAAAATAAAAAAGTGATGATGGCCAGCGTTGATGTATACAGACCAGCCGCTATACATCAACTGAAAGTATTAGCCGAGCAAATTGATGTCGCCTTCTTTGATTCAGACTCCAATGAGCAACCGATAAAAATTGCTCAGAAAGCTTTGGAAAGTGCCAGAAAACAGTATGTCGATGTTCTTATTCTCGATACAGCAGGACGCCTGCATGTTGATGAGGATATGATGTCTGAAATCAAATCCTTGCACAAAGCAGTCAATCCAATTGAAACCCTTTTTGTTGTTGACAGTATGACAGGACAAGACGCTGCCAATACTGCAAAAGCATTTCATGAGGCTCTCCCTCTGACTGGTGTGATTTTGACCAAAACGGACGGCGATGCTCGAGGAGGAGCAGCACTATCCGTCAAACAAATCACTGGGAAACCTATAAAATTTATAGGGAGTGGTGAAAAAATAGAAGCCTTGGAACCTTTCCACCCTGAACGGATTGCATCAAGAATATTGGGGATGGGAGATATTTTAACTCTCATTGAAGAGGTAGAGCGCAAAGCCGACAAACAAGCCAGCGAAAAACTGGCAAAAAAATTAAAAAAAGGGAAAGGATTTGACTTAGAAGATTTCAAACAACAATTATTACAAATGAACAATATGGGGGGTATCTCCGGGATGATGAGCAAATTACCCGGGATGGGTCAATTACCAAAACAGGCAATGCAGCAAGTGAATGACAAAGCGATGGCTCAAACCATTGCAATCATTAACTCTATGACTCCCAAAGAACGTCGTATACCCAAAATTATTGTAGGCTCCCGTAAAAAGCGCATAGCTTTAGGCTCTGGAACTCAAATTCAGGACGTCAATAGACTATTAAAACAATTTGAACAGATGCAAAAGATGATGAAAAAATTTACCAAACCCGGTGGAATGCAAAAAATGATGCGAGGAATTGGGGGCATGGCTGGATTGAAAGGCATGTTTCCAGATGATTTAAAATAA
- the rpsP gene encoding 30S ribosomal protein S16 yields the protein MVVIRLSRAGAKKRPFYHMVVTDSRKRRDGNYIERIGYFNPIARGQEVKLHIDMDKMTHWQKVGAKLSDRVSALLKEHSKNSGTAA from the coding sequence ATGGTCGTTATACGTTTATCACGAGCTGGCGCAAAAAAGCGTCCTTTTTATCACATGGTTGTTACTGACAGCCGCAAGCGTCGCGATGGAAACTACATTGAGCGTATTGGTTATTTTAACCCTATAGCACGTGGACAAGAAGTAAAGCTTCACATTGATATGGATAAAATGACCCACTGGCAAAAAGTTGGGGCCAAGTTATCAGATCGAGTCAGTGCCTTGTTAAAAGAACATAGTAAAAACTCAGGAACAGCTGCTTAG